AAACCTGCCATTGTTGAAGCTGGTgagtgtgacctttgacccatgaATACTAATATGGAATATAAATTTTTCACAGAAATCcttctttgaatatttcaaatctGAAGTGATGATTTGGTGATGATAGGAATTGCCGTCTGAAACGACAACAGAAGACACTATAAACCCAAATCTGATCAATATGCTAGTTAGTTTTGTACTTTGAAAGATGTTAAAGATGACTAAAATAGTGCACACTATTGTGTCTCTATTTAGAGAGGTGAGAATATCAGGATTAGTTATTAAATAAACAtacttctgtgtgtgtgtgtgtgtgtgtgtgtgtgtgtgtgtgtgtgtgtgtgtgtgtgtgtgtgtgtgtgtgtgtgtgtgtgtgtgtgtgtgtgtgtgtgtgtgtgtgtgtgtgtgtgtgtgtgtgtgtgtgtgtgtgtgtgtgtgtgtgtgtgtgtgtgtgtgatgggatgggatgggatggtgTAAACCAATGTAAATTAGGTGAGTGCATTTAACCAGGTCAACTATTGttgtaataatagtaactgATTTGGTATTAATTGTTGTATTGCTAAATAAATGTTGTGTTATTGTGTAGGTGGTATGCAAGCACTTGGAATGCACCTTGGTCATCAAAGTAACAGACTTGTTCAGAACTGTTTGTGGACTCTCCGAAATCTGTCAGATGCTGGAACAAAAGTAGTAAGTATATTAGGATCATGTCTAGAGTAGTCAGCAAGTGTGTAAAAAGTAGAGTGCTGAAACTATCAGCCATCATCGACTGATTAGGGCAGAACAACATAATGTATCTTACAGTAATCCCAAAAATACAGCAGACTGAATTGATATCCTAAGCTATCAAAGTCAGCTTTGCAAAGCCATTCAAGTAAcaatgtttcaaatattttgctgGCTGGTCTGTTAGTTACAGGGATTCCATAATACACCTTGCCTAATGTTTTTGTAGTGCAAAAACCATAACAGAGGAATTGTCAAATACTTGTTCCTAATTCCACctgctgaaatgtaatgtaacgGTTTGACTGATTTTGTACTTGTCTGTTTTTTGTGTCTTATAGGATAGTATTGAAGGATTACTTCAAATGTTGGTACAGTTACTTTCATCTAATGACATCAATGTTGTGACGTGTGCTGCTGGAATTTTGTCTAACCTTACCTGCAATAATGCTCGTAATAAGATCACCGTTTGTCAAGTTGGTGGTATTGAGGCATTAGTCAGAACAATTTTACAGGCGGGAGACAGAGAAGACATTACAGAACCAgctgtaagtaaatatataaatttttatTTCATCCATAGTAGTCTCTACATTGATCTGAACTTATTGCATAGTCATTAGTACTTTGGTTTGTAGAGAACATAACCAAAGAAGAGGCTGAGTACaagattttcttttcttttttgacTATGTAGAAAATCAACACTGTTCATGAGGTCTTTATCCTGTCtagttgaaagaaaaaaattgagCAAAGTATATACTAGTTCCTCAAGTCTGTGTATTAATTCCGTCATTGTCATACAGTATAGGTATGAGATTAACTATATAGTATGTAATGAGATGATGATATTTCTATACATGACAGTACATTATTAGTTGTATTCTCTCAGGTTGTACCTTGTGAATACATATATAAGACTTCTTCTTTGAGTAAAagttatgtaaatgtttgtatcATCTGTACACAGGTGTGTGCCCTGCGTCACTTGACCAGTCGTCACCCCGAGGCTGAGATGGCACAGAATGCAGTAAGATTACATTATGGTTTACCTGTATTGGTTAAACTGTTACACCCACCGTCTCGCTGGCCACTCATAAAGGCCGTGGTTGGTCTTATCAGAAACCTGGCCTTGTGTCCTGCTAATCATGCCCCACTAAGAGAACACGGCGCTCTGCCTAGACTTGTACAGTTACTGATGAGAGCACATCAAGATACACAAAGGGTAAGCAAATGTGTTTAAActttttataaatatgaataaatgtgGAAGACATTGAGAAATCACTTGGGTGTTACTGGTTGTATGTTGACTGTGCTACACATTGACTTGGGTGTTACGTTGTAATGTTGACTGTGCTACAGTGTTACAGGTTGTACCAACTACCCCTCCAACTCTATAATGGACCAGAATGTCCTCATGTTAGTGTTTATCTATGAGTTAGTCCACTTTTATCAATTGGGTGTCATTCAAACTATCAAAGTACATTGGCAGGGAAAGAAAGGTCAGAGAAACAttaaaatttcatgtttataaACTGTATATGTTCTgtgtcaatatttcatatttatgtttGATTTACAGCGAGCTTCTATGGGAAGTACTAGCAGTCAACAAAGTGGATACAATGATGGAGTAAGAATGGAAGAGATAGTGGAAGGTACAGTTGGTGCATTACACATCTTGGCACGTGAACCACACAACAGAGCTATCATTAGGGGACTCAACTGTATACCACTATTTGTACAGGTAAAGGCATTTATTCACACTAAGAAAACTAACCATCAGCTTTAAAATTAGTATGATCCATAGTTTAGAGTGTATATAGTGTATGCAGAACAAACAATGCTGTCATATCAAATCTCactttttgttcaaaacaaaagaaaagtttATTCTATTTGTTATGAGTTATTCATATTACTATTACGTatatcaagctataggcaaaaaaaaagatagacacaaactaaatctacaTATGTTGCATGTGTCCTACAATGAGAGTATGATTACATTAATGTCCATTGATAAGTTTTATAAATATGTCACAATAATAGCagctttagtttgtgtctgtaaTCGCccattgatgtatgtatgtatgtatatttgtgtgtgtgtttgtgtgtgtatgtatgtatatttgtgtgtgtgcatgtgtgtgtatgtatgtatgtatgtatgtatgcatgtatgtatgtatgtatgtatgtagaaagaaatgcacaTGGAACTATAAATCAGTCTGTataaatagctgttaaatccgacgtttcgaataaatattctttttcaaaggaaaaatcggcgagatacagaaatgttaggttaaaacctgaacatttctgaataatgtatgtatgtatgtatgtatgtatgtatgtatgtatgtatgtatgtatgtatgtatacatgaaatGATAACTAGAAGTCAATTGATAGTTGATGTAGGGAATAAGCCAGTTAAAATAGTTACCATGTCATTAACTTGTTGCAATTGTCCTACAGCTGTTGTATTCCAATGTTGAAAACATTCAGCGTGTGGCAGCAGGAGTTCTGTGTGAACTTGCCCAAGACAAGGAAGGTGCTGAAGCCATTGAACAAGAAGGAGCCACTGCTCCACTTACTGAACTTTTGCACTCTCGAAATGAAGGTGTGGCCACCTATGCTGCAGCAGTACTCTTCAGAATGTCAGAGGACAAACCACAAGACTACAAGAAAAGGTTATCTGTAGAGCTGACCAGTTCATTGTTCCGTGCTGACTCTATGCCATGGTCTGAGGTATGTACATATCAAGGTCATTATTTTGTCCTGACTTCATGCCATGGGCCGAgctaaatatttgaatattaccAGTCTTGGCATTCTTATTGTAAAGATTCACTAAGGCCACTTTTTATTTAGAAGTGCAATCTGTATGTTAGTAAGTTAAGTGACCCTGTAAAGAGAAAGATTCTTGTGAACTTGTTATGCCTAAACATTGCCTATGTTGTAACTAAGCAGTACAAATCCATTGTTAGTGACTGAAACGTAAACCATATTAAGAACTAGATGTtatacattaaattttgtttttaaggCCAGCTATTGAATGCCAGGTTTTATATTTCTCACATTAGTGCTAACTTATTTGTGGTATATTACGGATTACATAAAATcaattcttttgttcaggattaactttttctgtagctctaccagacaactggGTATTTTCCATGTTATCTAAACTGGACTTTTAATGAGTTCTTCTATTTGTCCAACAGCCAACTGACTTGTCTGATGTTGGTGGTCCTCTCCTTGCACCTGACGAGATGTACAGGGAGGGTATGTACTCACACCACAGCAGTGTTAGCAGTGTTCACAGTGGTGGACACCATGATATGCATCGACACCCATCAAGTAAGTATACAAGATAAATTGTACTATTGGAGATTGAAATAGCCCACCTTGATAAGGTGGTACGTATTTAAGGTTTCTTGTAATCTCAGTATATCCTAGACTATTGGAATTGGAGTGTATACTCTGTACGATGGTAGTGAATTCAAGATCAATAATATAGTTCATTTGGGAGAGGAAAAACTAGTTTTTAGATGAAATTTCACAAATATGAACATAATATCTCAGGCTTCAAGCAACGAATTATTGGAAAGGTACTGCAGTGGAtacatgaaatgaattaaagacattgtattgaaatgaaaataagcaaGTAATGATATAAAGTAAACATTTACCCCGTGTAATATACCAAACAAGAGGCTCATattaatattgtgtattttcaaattgtagACTCGTACCACGATCCTCAAATACCAGTTGAACCAATGCAAGATTTGGACCTAGGTGGTCACCAAGGAGATTATCCTATGGAACCACCAATCCCTGACTTGGGACCACCGACTGCCGACCTGAACCTGGATGATATTCCACCTGCAGACAGCCAACTTGCAGCGTCATGGTTTGACACTGACTTGTAAACTACAAAATGCTCTAACACAACACTTACTGGACTTGACTTTGGAGTGAAGGTCTCAggcaaatttgaaaatgatttggTTTTTTTATCAGCCAATGAAATGAATAACTGCTAGAGGTATGTAAGATTGTAATGGGGAAGCAGTAAGATTTCTTGATTAGCTAGTTTTTAGCAAAATTCTATCAAATGAAATGGTTGGAATTGCTGCTGAATTTTCTCAATTTTCATGGTGGCATTTCAAAACGTATTATGTTGAGTGTCCTGAGACCTTCATctctcatttttaaaaatgaaaaaaaaaatcacaacgAAATGGCAGCAAACGACTTAACTTTGATTTTTTTGGCCCTCATGTGCACATATGATTTATATGTCACAGGGGTCATTAAACTCACTGATGAAGACTAAGAACAATGTCAAACAGGCTGGTATTGGGGAGTGAAAACTTTTTATCCCTTTTTTGTGGACATGGCATATCCTGTGATATGGAAAAAGGGGTGAATGGATGGGAAGTTTGACTTGCTAAAAACTTGACCAGCTTTGACAGTACTGAATATGATACATACTCTTTATAATGAAAATTGATttaaacaaaacacaatattacaatagGGACCACATAGGAAAACTTGTCATCAATACTTGCAGACTGTTAATTTATATCTAGCACCCCACAAAATTCATATTTGGACAAATGCTATCTCGCCCAAAAGATTCGTTTCAACCAAGTGCAAGGGGGGTAAAGCATTAAAAACTCTTcaatatgcatgcatgcattcaaaTGTGATGAGAAATAGACAATAAAGCAACTTCTTGTAGTGTTAGAAAGTTTTCAAACCATACAGGCAAGGCTACAAATCTATTTATGGCAGAAACATTATCCGGTGGGAATGGCACACATCACAATTACTTGTAGCTCTTAGATCCCACATCaataacatttttctttcaCTGATTTTGTTTCGTTTTATTCTAGTTGTATGTTTTAGTAGATGAAGTTTTGAGATAATTTTATGTAGTCCGAATTTTAAATCCCAAATCATGATTGTAGTAATACATTTTTTCGTACAAATTTTTAGCTGAATGTTATTTTTCCTGTAATGTGTTCTTGTATTTTGATATGACCTATCTCTTTTTACCGTTGCTGATAAAACTTACATCTAGTAGAGAGTTATGAATGGGACTTTACAGGTTGAATTTGACTTGCTGTTGTAGCTGTCTGCTGGCGTATATAACTATATGGTAGTTTTAGCATATTTGTCTACTCATACTGataataaagaaatacattttacaaatctcTTAATGTCTTCTTTTCATTAATAATGTGTGTCTTGAATTGATTCATCTTCTAACATACAATCCACATAGGTACatcataacaaataaataacaaacctCCCAGAGTGAAGCAATAAATGTATCTTTATtcataaattttctacatcccATGCAATCTATTCAGGCTGTATTTTTAACTCGTTTCACATATTCTTAAGGTACACGGGGAAGAATCGCCTTGACTATTTCCGACGTAATCCGACACAGCACGAAGTGTTTTGGACTTTGaactttatttgcatatgtcaaaTTGTCCATGCTCACGTCCCACCACGGCCAGTCAAATAGGAGGAACAGATAGTCCAATGTTCCTGTtcctttaccaaaatatactgaaGAATTGTTATTCCTGACAAAAAGAATCGTATTTACTGCACTCATCTTTTAAAATTCCCGCGATGTCACAACTCATGCACTATCGGGCGATCCGCTATGCAGAGACCTACTTCCGCATTCCACTCCATTATCATGGCGCCACCGGTAacctctcatgaatatttattaaaatacgTCATCTTCGGCTTCGTTCAGCAAGATTTTTCCACGTTCGGACTAATCCTTTGACCCAACTTTGCGTGTTAGCGGGAAGTACCCAGatgataatgtagatttatggTAATTCTTCAGACTCTGACCTATTGATGTTTGGTACTCGCTTTTCAATCGGATCACTCGTTACAGATTTACGTGATTTCACCTGggacttgaaaatgacaacGTTTGGACTCAAAAATGTACCATTTTCACAGTTTTTACTTAGAATTAATTGGAAATTCACCAATTTTCTATCAAACATTGATAgagtatgttgttttgaatgtgtctCGGTCATAGTTCAGGGTGTATGCCAAGTACATTTACAGGAAACGCTCGCTGAAATTTTCACCGATTTTTTCCCAAAATCTTGACCAAATTTTACGTTTTTGTGAAGAAAATTGCTTCCaccaagcaattattttttcatacattgATTCACTAGGTATTTTTAAGACTATTCgaagtttcatgaaaattaaacggCAAATTTCCTTATGAGTGGCATGTGAAGTCAACAATGTATGTTAGATATTGTTACAGATCTAAGGGCCTGCAATCGGCAGCGGTCGGCTAGTGGTTCTTCCCCGTGTaccttaaaggggaacaccaccaCTCGaggaaatatacattttcatgaTTGTACATCACTTACAATAATTTGTAAAATGCAATAGACCACAGCAAAGATATACCCTTTTAGTGCACAAGATCAATTATAGGTGATGtataatcatgaaatgactcgccAGAAttcatagtttatgaaaattgccctctttcctggagtggcgtttcCCTTTAACTATCTCATCACATGCACAACCAATTCACCTATTATCACATGCACAACCAATTCATACACATGTGCTTTCTTGTACACCATAGCTAACATACTTCTGTAAATGcataataatattgaaatatatcatgAACATAAAATGAGAGAGACAACAAACCTTGAATATTACTGTTAACAAAGTACACACTAAGTTATgaaggcaaaaaaaaaacaaaagttcaCACAACTGCATCAATGATGGCGCTTATCACTAAGTTGAGATTTTTGGGGTTACCAGTACAGTTGTTTTAAATGGCAACTTCAATGTACACATAATCTTGTCAAAGGACTGATTTGAACAGCACACAATTTagatgttttttgttttaccCCATCTTCAATACCATGAAAAGCTATACTGCAcataaaagtgaaaatacatGATGTACTTTATCTCGGCCAAACAAAATGACTTCTCAAAGCTCTGTGTATATGACTATGTTCTGCACCAAATAAAACATTATCTATAATACTTTACACAGAGATATAGTATTAATAACATATTATGTATATGACTGTTCTGCACCAAATAATGCAATATCTATAATACTTGATAGAGATATAGTAACAAATATGGCAGAACCTCCATTCTAATAGCAAAGCTTCAAACTAGTAATTGAACAAGTCTTCAATCGAAaaacatagtccccaacttgagtgttttatggcaaagttattgtgcaaatttgaatggtgtctctaggtAAAAAGCTTAATAATTTATTGACTAATTGCTTTTCAACCTTGACTATGGAGATCAAAGATATaaaagaaagctgacctttgGGGTATAGACATTAAAATGGAGTCATTGTTCATTCAAGTTCTTGAGTTAAAAGAAAAACtttggtcatttcaccttgaaaatgtttgtcaaggtgaAAGGTCTATGTCTCGTAAGAAagttcatcattgataatgtgagggCGGACACTTGAAATAgtgtccatatgtatcaaacttttggagatatTAAACAGCCAAAATGTGCTTGTTTTTTCAGTAACGTGGCAGCCATTTTTCAGGTCCAGGTCACAAAAttaagtgacgtgcatatgcctCAGTACAACCATGACATGATTACAATATCATCACTTGAAATGCTTGattcaaaaagctatgaagataacccaaatttggctatttgaccttgaagtttttaaaggtcaaaggtcagggtcttaaaagaaagctcatttgataatatggtgtaggcacttgaatggagtcactttGTATTATACCTCAAAGGtcatgatgcatattgtgaaatttaacaaaaaattgGCTTGCATTTGGACATAATTCAGTcgtaaaacaaagtgacgtgtATGTCTGAgcacatagtatgttacctttatgTCAAGTTTGGTTGACATCAATTTGTACATGTCAAGTTTGGTTGACATCAATTTGTACATGCCAGAGAGATGAGGGTGAATGCACATACACATGGACGGAACCCAACACATAAGTCCCCTCCGGACGGTGCCTGTTGGGGactaaaaaaaatctttaatacTAAAGGTTTAACAGTCAGTTTATGTCTAGATGGTtaacaatgaaataataaaaaccACCTTAACTCTGAAACAATGTCAAACCGCCACCgtaataatgtaaatatgataaatttgatTAAAGACTGCCCTCACACTGCATTTGACAGAAAATGTCAGATGATTAATACTAGTACATCAAGATCTAATGTACTTTAAATAAACCACGAGATTATTACACTACACAGAGTGAACTCTTTTAAATCCATAACCAATCATTGTTTACCCTATTATAATAGTATTCCTTACTGctcatttacatttttcatttgttcAATTAGAATTAACTGCAGGAAACCAAGCTATTCTTAATCTTAGACAAGTAATGCTAGATCTCAACTGTACTCATTGATTTTTCTTGCACAGCTTTACAGTGTATCCACAGTTCATATACAATATgtttaaagtcacataaatACAAATGAAGGCAGGTATACTTCTACTATTTAGAAATAAGGGTTTTTTACCATTAATTCTGTGCACATCAAGTAAACAGTGTCAACTGTGCAATAACCCTTAGACCTAGAGTGTAAATTCTGATTTCTGTTTAAAATACTGGAATTGAATCTTTACCTTCACTGAGTATATGTCTGTAGATATGGTAACATAGTTTGCTTTAATAGTTAATCACTTGTTGGATATAATCTTAAGTTAACATCAGTAGCTATGCTGCAAAACATACAGAATCaagaattttgttgaaaacTTGTCAGATACAATTCTTGTTGAACCtgtttatttttcttggtaATGTGGTAATCATAATTGCAGTACTATGTCATATTTGTTTAATACACTGATTTCTCTGTTTGATCTACAAAATCATTGCAGGTGTGGACATTACATATCATTGTATACACTGGTTATTCAGTTACCATTCAGTGTCTATTGCTATGCCAGTCATTGTCAGCTTCGTTCACCAGATCTTGAACAACTCTTTCCAAGTTGTTGCTGTGTTTGTCAAGTAGTTTACTATTGAGTTCTCTATTACAGAATCCCATATCCATTAATTGATCCATGGGACTACGCATTCCTCCTTCTTTTGGCCATTCCGATTCTGGTGGCACTTTCTGATCAAATAAaagtacacagacagacatacattttaTACTATTCATCCACTGAATTAGCCAATTTCAAAAAGTCTCTGCCAATTTCAGTGAACATTAGGGATTACTTAGTGGTTTAAAATGGTGAAATATATTGATGAAGGGTGTTATTAATAGGTGGGAAGTGACTTAATAGATGATGTGTGTGGGCATGGAATGGCTGCTGGGATTTTGATCATATGGGACACCACAGAAGTAAAGagaaaatttattttgacatgtaAAAGTTGGCCTCTTCTGACACCATTTTCCTACAAATTGCAATCGATATTCTGAGCTGACATCATGGCAGTAAAGGAGtaagaaacaaaatatttgtaccatGAAGTACTGTAATTATCTCAAATTGGAGAACTTGTACTGAACTATACCTCATTTTCAATACAACTTCTATTCTAAATTTCATCCACGCAATCAATGAATATTGTAATTCCTCCTTTTacaactctggtaattgagccttcagtttactaagatagatgtaaactaaatctattattcttcaatgtggtagattacacaagcgGGTGATAGAAGTTCCTCTATTGTTCATATAATCATGCAGTGATCAAGATagtataaacattggaagtcccaaaacagcacactgcaagttcatgaaACTCTGTGATGTCTTCCAACTGAGATTATAAGTAGACCAAAAGTCCATGCAATAACTtctcactgttgtatcaacatgttgtgacaataaaTTTAGTTGGTATCTATCTCAGTAAACCGAAGGCTCCATTACCagcataataatattataaagttGATTACTTATTATTCCTGTTTCAACTGAATCAATCAAATATTATGATATACTCTAGCTCTGCAACTGTCAACAGATTTATACCAATATATGATTTTATTAACATATTGAATTAGATATTGAATTATTACCTGGTTGTTAAATATTGCATGTACTACACTGCCTCCTGTCCTGGCTGCAGCACTGATAGCTTGTACTGCTAGTTCACCAGCGTACTCCATAGCTTTCACTGGATCAAAGCTATAGATAAAACAATAGGGCACAAAGTTTACTCAGTATGCACACAATTATTTCATAGTGTATTTAGTCATACCACTCTTACCATCCAACTAAAGCATTTTCCTTGCTTGCCACAATTGTTTaaagcatccatatcaagtgtaaaataagaCTGGCACATGGTCCTTCCAACTGTAGTCAATTGATAAACAATATCAGCTAACAAACTGCAAACTAATTACAGTGTAATGAGAGTGTCAACTGTGACTATCTATAACTCAATAACGTGAGCTGAAGACATCTTATGACGTTTATGTTTACACTTTAGTCATCTTATATCTAACCTATGCTATGTAATGGTAATATTATAGATGAAGGAATTGGTATGAAAACTGATGCAATTCTAGATGCTGCAATTTATTAAGTTGTTCTCAATTATACTTGTCATTCTTACCACCAGTTAGATTGGTGGTGTTTCCAGCTTTGCTTTTTTTATTACGGTTATTGAGATTTACATCTTTTTTCATATTACTCACTCTGACTATTATCATAGTGGTTCTGTATACTATGCAAAACTCACAACAATTCACAGTTACATTTGTGaactttgatatcaaaattacaaaatttaacaaatatttacagTTCTGTGTTGACCACCCCTTTCATGTACAGACGTCTGCTATGGAATGCATGCCTTGCCTTCAAATCACATGATTAAGATGTGACGTGTATGGAACCCATGTATTATTAAACTAAGTGCAGCTGAATCTCTCTGTAATCTTATCTTGTCTTATCTATCTTTATGTGAATCACTTGTTTGCAAAAAATAACTTACGCTGGTTCTTCTCTTCTAGGATCTCCTTCACCAAATGCACCATCTCCAATATCTTCATTATCAGGTctttcattgtcattgtcatctcCCCCATCACCCTGTGCATCATCACTTGCCTCACCCTGTGTGTCATCaacaccattatcatcatcttTGATATCATTGGcttcatcatcattattgtcatcatCAACATCCACCCTTGAGTCATCATGTATTGCACCCTGGTCTAGTATGGGTGCTGATGGAAGTGCTTCTGTTGTGACCTCTGTATTAGCTGGCCTTATGGCTACAGTGATGGTTGATACTAGTGTTGGTGCAGCAGGGCTGGTTAATGTGACTGGTATGAGTGGTTCTTGCTGAGTGTCTGCTTGAGATGTAGCCAGGATATCATCAACTGTTTTGGCATCAACCTCTGTGGATCCTACCACACCACTATCAGTAAACAGACTCTAACGATGAAAACAAGTAACAATATCAGTAAATACAGACTACCAATAGTCTCTGATCTATCTCGTGGTATAGTTCTATAAATAAATCTCACCTCTGTGTCACTTCTACTACCAATACTAGATCTGGTCTCTGATCTATCTCGTGGTATGGTTCTATAAATAAATCTCACCTCTGTGTCACTTCTACTACCAACACTAGATCTGGTCTCTGATCTATCTCGTGGTATGGTTCTATAAATAAATCTCACCTCTGTGTCACTTCTACTACCAATACTAGACCTGGTCTctgatctatctatctagtggTACAGTTCTATAAATAAATCTTACCTCTATGTCACTTCTACTACCAAGACTAGATCTGGTCTCTGATCTATCTAGTGGTATGGTTCTATCAAAACATTCTGGTAGTGGAACTATACAGAAGTCCTCCAGTGTATCACGTGAGGAGTCACTTGCATTACTGATTGTGTCATCCACTAGTTCTCCAACCTCTGAaagcaattacatgtattttaggACATTAGATATACCTAAAATTTACAAGCAAACAACAAACTTTGATTCT
Above is a genomic segment from Glandiceps talaboti chromosome 20, keGlaTala1.1, whole genome shotgun sequence containing:
- the LOC144450516 gene encoding catenin beta-like isoform X2: MANVNVSMLSETERELHNTEEHLLRMLEDKRQRVLNQMHQNPHRRDELQAELRSLENEIQQVRSRQGGNYMYTTTTTTITTKDYIDPHDLPKQDPMQTTMEWQQHGWDSGIQSGATTNAPSLSSKSHHDDDDIDAAGAQAMFGNWDQGYYTQEQVDEMNQQLNQTRSQRVRAAMFPETLEEGVQIPSTQFDPQHPTAVQRLAEPSQMLKHAVVNLINYQDDAELATRAIPELTKLLNDEDQVVVSQAAMMVHQLSKKEASRHAILNSPQMVAALVRAMANTNDVETTRCAAGTLHNLSHHRQGLLSIFKSGGIPALVKLLSSPVESVLFYAITTLHNLLLHQEGSKMAVRLAGGLQKMVALLQRNNVKFLAITTDCLQILAYGNQESKLIILASGGPAELVRIMRSYTYEKLLWTTSRVLKVLSVCPSNKPAIVEAGGMQALGMHLGHQSNRLVQNCLWTLRNLSDAGTKVDSIEGLLQMLVQLLSSNDINVVTCAAGILSNLTCNNARNKITVCQVGGIEALVRTILQAGDREDITEPAVCALRHLTSRHPEAEMAQNAVRLHYGLPVLVKLLHPPSRWPLIKAVVGLIRNLALCPANHAPLREHGALPRLVQLLMRAHQDTQRRASMGSTSSQQSGYNDGVRMEEIVEGTVGALHILAREPHNRAIIRGLNCIPLFVQLLYSNVENIQRVAAGVLCELAQDKEGAEAIEQEGATAPLTELLHSRNEGVATYAAAVLFRMSEDKPQDYKKRLSVELTSSLFRADSMPWSEPTDLSDVGGPLLAPDEMYREGMYSHHSSVSSVHSGGHHDMHRHPSNSYHDPQIPVEPMQDLDLGGHQGDYPMEPPIPDLGPPTADLNLDDIPPADSQLAASWFDTDL
- the LOC144450516 gene encoding catenin beta-like isoform X1, with the translated sequence MANVNVSMLSETERQELHNTEEHLLRMLEDKRQRVLNQMHQNPHRRDELQAELRSLENEIQQVRSRQGGNYMYTTTTTTITTKDYIDPHDLPKQDPMQTTMEWQQHGWDSGIQSGATTNAPSLSSKSHHDDDDIDAAGAQAMFGNWDQGYYTQEQVDEMNQQLNQTRSQRVRAAMFPETLEEGVQIPSTQFDPQHPTAVQRLAEPSQMLKHAVVNLINYQDDAELATRAIPELTKLLNDEDQVVVSQAAMMVHQLSKKEASRHAILNSPQMVAALVRAMANTNDVETTRCAAGTLHNLSHHRQGLLSIFKSGGIPALVKLLSSPVESVLFYAITTLHNLLLHQEGSKMAVRLAGGLQKMVALLQRNNVKFLAITTDCLQILAYGNQESKLIILASGGPAELVRIMRSYTYEKLLWTTSRVLKVLSVCPSNKPAIVEAGGMQALGMHLGHQSNRLVQNCLWTLRNLSDAGTKVDSIEGLLQMLVQLLSSNDINVVTCAAGILSNLTCNNARNKITVCQVGGIEALVRTILQAGDREDITEPAVCALRHLTSRHPEAEMAQNAVRLHYGLPVLVKLLHPPSRWPLIKAVVGLIRNLALCPANHAPLREHGALPRLVQLLMRAHQDTQRRASMGSTSSQQSGYNDGVRMEEIVEGTVGALHILAREPHNRAIIRGLNCIPLFVQLLYSNVENIQRVAAGVLCELAQDKEGAEAIEQEGATAPLTELLHSRNEGVATYAAAVLFRMSEDKPQDYKKRLSVELTSSLFRADSMPWSEPTDLSDVGGPLLAPDEMYREGMYSHHSSVSSVHSGGHHDMHRHPSNSYHDPQIPVEPMQDLDLGGHQGDYPMEPPIPDLGPPTADLNLDDIPPADSQLAASWFDTDL
- the LOC144450452 gene encoding uncharacterized protein LOC144450452, which codes for MTPRISPLPQLDENLLQEQISKCSASSSSSVEVIDTPDDETKQQLDEVSVTDGMEHLEINSEVGELVDDTISNASDSSRDTLEDFCIVPLPECFDRTIPLDRSETRSSLGSRSDIESLFTDSGVVGSTEVDAKTVDDILATSQADTQQEPLIPVTLTSPAAPTLVSTITVAIRPANTEVTTEALPSAPILDQGAIHDDSRVDVDDDNNDDEANDIKDDDNGVDDTQGEASDDAQGDGGDDNDNERPDNEDIGDGAFGEGDPRREEPAFDPVKAMEYAGELAVQAISAAARTGGSVVHAIFNNQKVPPESEWPKEGGMRSPMDQLMDMGFCNRELNSKLLDKHSNNLERVVQDLVNEADNDWHSNRH